One region of Flavobacterium sp. KACC 22763 genomic DNA includes:
- a CDS encoding DNA translocase FtsK — MAKNKKETVDKKNDKQEGNKRSFKISKQQKFVLGCLLVLFSIALLVAFISFYVNGQWQNDQSVVDQLGDRTEVAENWLGKFGAYLADLIIYRGFGLASFIFVRLFFLTGMFLALELSTQKLKNTWFWDIFAIIVVSVLFGFFATSAPELGGTIGYELNLFLQDYIGKTGTLLTLLFGLIIYLIFKIKLSPEKIQSYFDSTKKEFKSELDTLKPAVNQPESAYNLEEFAIVEEKQEEDDPELDNIHIKTVDSQFEINKEALKPTISHSSEIELNPVLKPITPKQELPLVSPDEAFVIEKAEEEDIIEENLASRLVADFGLFDPTLDLSNYKFPTIDLLKEYSTGGITINQEELEENKNRIVDTLRNYKIEIAQIKATVGPSVTLYEIVPEAGIRISKIKSLEDDIALSLSALGIRIIAPIPGKGTIGIEVPNKNPTMVSMKSVIGAAKFQEAEMELPIALGKTISNETFVVDLAKMPHLLMAGATGQGKSVGLNAVLTSLLYKKHPAEVKFVLVDPKKVELTLFNKIERHYLAKLPDTEDAIITDNAKVVNTLNSLCVEMDNRYSLLKDAMVRNIKEYNEKFKSRKLNPEAGHRFLPYIVLVVDEFADLIMTAGKEVEVPIARLAQLARAIGIHLIIATQRPSVNVITGLIKANFPARIAFRVTSKIDSRTILDTQGADQLIGRGDLLYTNGNDVIRVQCAFIDTPEVEKITDFIGGQKAYATAYLLPEFVGEESGINLDIDISERDTLFREAAEIIVNAQQGSASLLQRKLKLGYNRAGRLIDQLEAAGIVGPFEGSKARSVNILDLNALDQFFNNEQN, encoded by the coding sequence ATGGCAAAAAATAAAAAAGAAACTGTAGATAAAAAAAACGACAAACAAGAAGGGAATAAAAGATCTTTTAAAATTTCTAAACAACAAAAATTTGTTTTAGGATGTCTTTTGGTACTTTTTTCTATTGCACTATTAGTCGCATTTATTTCTTTTTATGTTAATGGACAATGGCAAAACGACCAAAGTGTTGTAGACCAACTTGGAGATCGCACTGAAGTTGCTGAGAACTGGCTCGGTAAATTCGGGGCTTATCTTGCCGATTTAATTATTTACAGAGGTTTTGGACTTGCCTCTTTCATTTTTGTACGTTTATTTTTCCTTACCGGAATGTTTTTAGCACTTGAGCTTTCGACTCAAAAACTTAAAAACACTTGGTTTTGGGATATTTTTGCTATTATCGTTGTTTCTGTCTTATTTGGTTTCTTTGCTACTTCGGCACCAGAATTAGGGGGAACTATTGGTTATGAATTAAATTTATTCCTTCAAGATTATATCGGAAAAACAGGCACACTGCTTACACTGCTTTTTGGTTTAATCATTTATCTGATTTTCAAAATCAAATTATCGCCAGAAAAAATCCAGTCATATTTCGATTCGACTAAAAAAGAATTCAAATCAGAATTAGACACTTTAAAACCAGCTGTAAATCAGCCGGAAAGTGCTTATAATCTGGAAGAATTTGCAATTGTAGAAGAAAAACAAGAAGAAGACGATCCTGAATTGGATAACATTCACATAAAAACTGTCGATTCTCAGTTCGAAATTAATAAAGAAGCTTTAAAGCCAACTATTTCTCATTCATCTGAAATTGAGTTAAATCCAGTTCTAAAGCCAATTACACCAAAACAAGAATTGCCATTAGTTTCTCCTGATGAAGCATTTGTAATTGAAAAAGCAGAGGAAGAAGATATTATCGAAGAAAACTTAGCTTCTCGTCTAGTTGCCGATTTCGGATTATTTGACCCGACCTTGGATTTATCCAATTACAAATTCCCAACTATCGATCTACTAAAAGAGTATTCAACAGGCGGAATTACCATCAATCAGGAAGAATTAGAAGAAAATAAAAACAGAATTGTAGATACACTTCGTAACTACAAAATTGAAATTGCACAAATTAAAGCAACCGTTGGTCCATCGGTTACTTTATATGAAATTGTACCTGAAGCAGGAATCAGAATTTCTAAAATTAAGAGTTTAGAAGACGATATCGCTTTATCATTATCAGCACTAGGAATTCGTATTATTGCGCCAATTCCAGGAAAAGGTACTATCGGTATTGAGGTTCCGAACAAAAACCCAACTATGGTTTCGATGAAGAGCGTTATTGGAGCTGCAAAGTTCCAAGAAGCCGAAATGGAATTGCCAATTGCATTAGGAAAAACCATTTCAAACGAAACTTTTGTTGTCGATTTAGCTAAAATGCCTCACTTATTGATGGCTGGAGCAACTGGACAAGGAAAATCTGTTGGATTAAACGCAGTTTTAACTTCACTTTTATACAAAAAACATCCAGCTGAAGTAAAATTTGTTTTAGTCGATCCGAAAAAAGTAGAGCTTACGCTTTTCAACAAAATTGAAAGACATTATTTGGCTAAACTTCCAGATACGGAAGACGCTATTATTACAGACAATGCTAAAGTTGTAAATACTCTGAATTCACTTTGCGTGGAAATGGATAATCGCTATTCTTTATTAAAAGATGCGATGGTTCGTAATATTAAGGAATACAACGAAAAATTCAAGTCTAGAAAATTAAATCCAGAGGCAGGACATCGATTTTTACCTTACATTGTTTTGGTTGTCGATGAGTTCGCAGATTTAATTATGACCGCAGGAAAAGAAGTTGAAGTTCCTATTGCGCGTTTGGCTCAATTGGCCCGTGCTATTGGTATTCACTTAATTATTGCAACACAAAGACCGTCTGTAAACGTTATTACAGGTTTAATTAAAGCCAATTTCCCTGCCAGAATTGCATTTAGAGTAACTTCAAAAATTGACTCTAGAACTATTTTAGATACCCAAGGAGCCGATCAGTTAATTGGTCGAGGGGATTTATTATACACCAACGGAAACGACGTAATTCGTGTACAATGTGCTTTCATTGATACTCCAGAAGTAGAAAAAATTACAGATTTTATTGGAGGACAAAAGGCATATGCTACAGCTTATTTGCTTCCAGAGTTTGTTGGAGAGGAAAGTGGCATTAATCTTGATATAGATATTTCAGAAAGAGATACTTTATTTAGAGAAGCGGCAGAGATAATTGTCAATGCACAGCAGGGTTCTGCTTCTTTATTGCAACGAAAATTAAAATTAGGATACAACAGAGCTGGTCGTTTGATCGATCAACTTGAGGCAGCAGGTATTGTTGGTCCGTTTGAAGGCAGTAAAGCACGCAGCGTAAACATCTTAGATTTAAATGCTCTTGATCAATTTTTTAATAATGAACAAAATTAA
- a CDS encoding diacylglycerol kinase family protein, with translation MEFQKDNTFVTGRLKSMTYAFNGAVKLIKTEHSIMVQFSLGIIMTIAGFYFHISQTEWLCQTLAIGLVLAIEGLNTAVEKIADFIHPDYSRRIGFIKDIAAGAVFFAAMTAIAIGLIIYIPKFI, from the coding sequence ATGGAGTTTCAAAAAGATAATACATTTGTTACAGGCCGATTAAAAAGTATGACTTATGCTTTTAACGGAGCTGTAAAATTGATTAAGACAGAGCACAGCATTATGGTTCAATTCTCATTGGGAATTATCATGACGATTGCTGGGTTCTATTTTCATATTTCTCAAACCGAATGGCTATGTCAAACCTTAGCCATTGGTTTAGTTTTAGCTATCGAAGGATTAAATACAGCAGTTGAAAAAATTGCCGATTTCATCCATCCTGATTACAGCAGACGAATCGGATTTATTAAAGATATTGCTGCCGGAGCGGTATTTTTTGCCGCAATGACTGCAATTGCAATAGGCTTGATTATTTATATTCCAAAATTTATTTAG
- the tpx gene encoding thiol peroxidase yields the protein MASITLGGNPVHTSGELPAVGSQLADFKLVQNDLSVASLSNFAGKKLVLNIFPSVDTGTCATSVRTFNASASGLENTTVLCISRDLPFAQKRFCGAEGLENVVNLSDFQTGAFGKANGLEIVDGPLAGLHSRAIIVVDANGKIVHTEQVAEIANEPNYEAALAAL from the coding sequence ATGGCATCTATCACATTAGGAGGAAATCCAGTTCATACATCAGGCGAATTACCAGCAGTTGGATCACAACTAGCTGACTTCAAATTAGTTCAAAACGATTTATCAGTTGCATCTTTAAGCAATTTCGCTGGTAAAAAATTAGTTTTAAATATTTTCCCAAGTGTTGATACAGGAACTTGCGCAACGTCTGTTAGAACTTTCAACGCAAGTGCAAGCGGATTGGAAAACACAACTGTATTATGTATTTCTAGAGATTTACCTTTCGCTCAAAAACGTTTCTGCGGTGCTGAAGGTTTAGAAAATGTGGTAAACTTATCAGATTTTCAAACAGGTGCTTTTGGTAAAGCAAACGGTTTAGAAATCGTTGATGGACCATTGGCGGGTTTACACTCGAGAGCAATTATTGTTGTTGATGCAAACGGAAAAATCGTTCATACAGAACAAGTAGCAGAAATTGCAAACGAACCAAATTACGAAGCAGCTTTAGCAGCACTATAA
- a CDS encoding DUF6952 family protein, which produces MKLPVIKHLTQFIEENDQDYIIETIEVLETMTEIPSLKDEELDVIGELISNMYGALEVQKLVAQGTDKKEALNTFMKRVLGSIDK; this is translated from the coding sequence ATGAAATTACCTGTAATTAAGCATTTAACACAATTCATCGAAGAAAACGATCAGGATTATATCATTGAAACAATCGAAGTTCTAGAAACGATGACTGAAATTCCTTCTCTAAAAGACGAAGAATTGGACGTAATTGGTGAATTGATTTCAAATATGTATGGTGCTCTTGAAGTGCAAAAATTGGTAGCTCAAGGAACTGATAAAAAAGAAGCTTTAAATACGTTCATGAAACGTGTTTTAGGTTCAATCGATAAGTAA
- a CDS encoding thioredoxin family protein, with product MLIDLNEDTLADLVAKNEKVVVQYSASWCGNCRIMKPKFKKLATENEAITFVLVDAENSPESRKLANVSNLPTFATFVNGQLVGETQTNKQEVLIDLVNAIV from the coding sequence ATGTTAATCGACTTAAACGAAGATACGTTAGCAGATTTAGTTGCTAAAAACGAAAAAGTAGTAGTACAATATTCAGCTTCATGGTGTGGAAATTGCCGTATTATGAAACCAAAATTCAAAAAATTAGCAACAGAAAATGAAGCTATCACTTTTGTTTTGGTTGATGCAGAAAATTCTCCTGAGTCTAGAAAATTAGCTAATGTGAGTAACTTGCCAACATTTGCTACTTTCGTAAACGGACAATTGGTTGGCGAAACGCAAACTAACAAACAAGAAGTTTTAATTGACTTAGTAAACGCTATTGTTTAA
- a CDS encoding peroxiredoxin, giving the protein MSLVGKKFPSIAVDAISEMGDNLKINIFEEAVNNNKKVLLFWYPKDFTFVCPTELHAFQAALPEFEKRNTIVIGASCDTNEVHFAWLNTPKNNGGIEGVTYPILADTNRNLANILGILDIESTSYSEDTDSVIIEGSNVTYRATYLIDETGKIFHESVNDMPLGRNVNEYLRMVDAYTHIQTKGEVCPANWEAGKEAMSADRISTAEYLSAN; this is encoded by the coding sequence ATGTCTTTAGTAGGAAAAAAATTCCCAAGTATTGCAGTAGATGCTATCTCAGAAATGGGTGACAATTTAAAAATCAACATTTTTGAAGAAGCAGTAAACAACAACAAAAAAGTATTATTGTTTTGGTACCCAAAAGATTTCACTTTTGTTTGCCCAACTGAATTACACGCCTTTCAAGCTGCATTACCAGAATTCGAAAAAAGAAATACTATCGTAATTGGTGCTTCTTGCGATACTAACGAAGTTCACTTTGCTTGGTTAAATACTCCAAAAAACAATGGTGGAATCGAAGGTGTTACTTACCCAATTTTAGCAGATACAAACCGTAACTTAGCTAACATTTTAGGTATTCTTGATATCGAATCTACAAGCTATAGCGAAGATACTGATTCAGTTATCATCGAAGGTTCAAACGTAACTTACAGAGCTACTTACCTAATTGACGAAACTGGAAAAATCTTCCACGAAAGCGTAAACGATATGCCATTAGGACGTAACGTAAACGAATACTTAAGAATGGTTGACGCTTACACTCACATCCAAACTAAAGGTGAAGTTTGTCCAGCAAACTGGGAAGCTGGTAAAGAAGCAATGTCTGCTGACAGAATCAGTACTGCTGAATACTTAAGCGCTAACTAA
- a CDS encoding glycoside hydrolase family 3 protein yields MKITAEALRQKIGQFFFPAVFINDTEENIQETERLIKEHNIGGLTFFHSRASAATNYESKKKVVFNDDSYEKIKALIVRYQKAASTPLLISIDAEWGLAMRIEKTPQYPYAITLGALPENKANLVYEAGKQIGLDLKAAGIQYNLSPLADINNNPNNPVIGYRSFGENKEKVADFSVEYLKGMSEVGVLGCLKHFPGHGNTNVDSHLGLPVLKETLEELLENELYPFIKGIENNVDSIMIGHLAVPSLNDGKDTSATLSKAVIQDLLRDKLGYDGLVISDALNMHSVSKLYETKGQLEWEAFNAGNDVLCFAENVPEGIEAIYKNASPDRIFESYNRIMKAKEKAGILSGNTSVSGELDFEKTSKINLEIAQNAITKIIDNSSAALAFEAQKNNKLAKLSLYKNTENTFFKTLNAKLNSPEFAFENLEVSDTSLIQKELENFDTIIISLFVPKAKPLNNFEIDDEVLNLLSELLQTKKCIVFVFGNPYSLPLIPNLKKASGLIQAYQDFEEFQKTAGVQFLEKNNFNGALPVNIDIQ; encoded by the coding sequence ATGAAAATCACAGCCGAAGCATTACGACAAAAAATAGGACAATTTTTCTTTCCAGCCGTATTCATCAACGATACCGAAGAAAATATTCAAGAAACTGAACGCCTTATAAAAGAGCACAATATTGGCGGACTAACCTTTTTCCACAGTCGTGCGAGCGCTGCAACCAATTATGAAAGCAAGAAAAAAGTAGTTTTTAATGACGACAGCTACGAAAAAATCAAAGCTTTGATTGTTCGTTATCAAAAAGCAGCTTCTACTCCGCTTTTAATCAGTATTGATGCAGAATGGGGATTGGCAATGCGTATCGAAAAAACACCGCAATATCCGTATGCTATTACGCTTGGCGCTTTACCAGAAAACAAAGCAAACTTAGTTTACGAAGCTGGAAAACAAATTGGTTTAGATTTAAAAGCAGCTGGAATTCAGTACAATTTATCGCCTTTGGCAGATATTAATAATAATCCGAACAACCCTGTAATTGGATATCGTTCTTTTGGTGAAAACAAAGAGAAAGTAGCCGATTTTTCGGTTGAATATTTAAAAGGAATGTCAGAAGTTGGCGTTTTAGGCTGCTTGAAACACTTTCCTGGACACGGAAACACCAATGTCGATTCACATTTAGGTTTACCAGTTTTAAAGGAAACTTTGGAAGAATTATTAGAAAACGAATTATATCCATTCATTAAAGGAATCGAAAACAATGTCGATTCGATTATGATTGGACATTTGGCTGTTCCGAGTTTAAACGACGGAAAAGATACTTCTGCAACTTTATCAAAAGCGGTTATTCAGGATCTTTTGCGTGATAAATTAGGTTATGATGGTTTGGTAATTTCTGATGCTTTAAACATGCACAGCGTTTCTAAATTGTACGAAACAAAAGGCCAATTAGAATGGGAAGCTTTTAATGCAGGAAATGATGTTTTATGCTTCGCCGAAAATGTTCCTGAAGGAATTGAAGCTATTTATAAAAACGCTTCTCCAGATCGCATTTTTGAAAGCTATAACCGAATCATGAAAGCCAAAGAAAAAGCTGGAATTTTATCCGGAAACACTTCTGTTTCGGGCGAATTGGATTTCGAAAAAACATCAAAAATAAATTTAGAAATTGCGCAAAATGCCATTACTAAAATTATAGATAATTCAAGTGCTGCACTAGCTTTTGAAGCGCAGAAAAACAATAAACTTGCTAAATTGAGTTTATATAAAAATACTGAAAATACATTTTTCAAAACTTTAAATGCAAAACTTAATTCGCCAGAGTTTGCTTTTGAAAATTTAGAAGTTTCCGATACTTCATTAATCCAAAAAGAATTAGAAAATTTCGATACTATTATCATTTCATTATTTGTCCCGAAAGCGAAACCGCTAAACAATTTCGAAATTGATGACGAAGTTTTAAACTTGCTTTCTGAATTATTGCAAACTAAAAAGTGTATTGTTTTTGTTTTCGGAAATCCGTACTCATTGCCTTTAATTCCGAATCTAAAAAAAGCTTCAGGATTAATTCAGGCGTATCAAGATTTTGAAGAATTTCAAAAAACAGCGGGAGTTCAATTTTTAGAAAAAAATAATTTCAACGGCGCTTTACCCGTAAATATTGATATTCAGTAA
- a CDS encoding GNAT family N-acetyltransferase, translating into MSIKRTNSDDIDFINLVVLLDQDLAIRDGEDHAFYNQFNKTDKIKHTIVYYENGIPVGCGAFREKELGTTEIKRMYVHPDHRKKGIASKVLAELEIWAKEVGYTYTILETGKNQPEAINLYQKLNYSIIPNYPPYEKMDNSVCMKKTL; encoded by the coding sequence ATGAGTATAAAACGTACGAATTCAGACGATATCGATTTTATAAATCTGGTTGTTTTATTAGACCAGGATTTAGCAATTAGAGATGGCGAAGATCATGCGTTTTATAATCAGTTTAATAAAACCGATAAAATAAAACACACAATTGTTTATTACGAAAACGGAATTCCTGTTGGCTGTGGTGCTTTTCGAGAAAAAGAACTTGGAACAACAGAAATTAAACGAATGTATGTTCATCCAGATCACAGAAAAAAAGGAATTGCGTCAAAAGTTTTAGCCGAACTTGAAATCTGGGCAAAAGAAGTCGGTTATACCTATACTATTTTGGAAACCGGAAAAAATCAGCCAGAAGCCATCAACTTATATCAAAAATTAAATTATAGCATCATTCCAAATTATCCTCCTTACGAAAAAATGGATAATAGTGTTTGCATGAAAAAGACTTTATAA
- a CDS encoding MFS transporter, whose amino-acid sequence MKTDNKPWFWIPLLNFASGLPYAIIISVSVIMYKNLGISNEDIGVYTSLLYLPWVIKPLWSPLIELIGTKRKWFLLMQLIISISFLLVGFVIPTNGFFIMSLAIFWVAAFASASNDIATDGFYLLVLPEDKQSFFIGIRSTFYRLSMLAGNGLVVLFAGYLEHKFGDNTKAWSYTMICVGLLMTFITAYNFIFTPKNEINVVESSKETSHQNFGTIFISFFKKKQIGLILAFVLVFRLGESQLLKMLSPFLLDSKELGGMGLDTEAVGIIYGTFGVAALTLGGILGGIAISRHGLTKWMFPMFLAMHLPIIGFILLAFFHPTSIYYIYIVVILEQFGYGFGFTAFMMYLIHVAEGESKTAHYALATGFMAMGMMLPGMLSGYIQQYLGYGNFFVWVLIATIPGLILSRFLTFPKDFGKKSEEV is encoded by the coding sequence ATGAAAACAGATAACAAACCTTGGTTTTGGATTCCGCTTCTAAACTTCGCTTCAGGATTACCGTATGCCATAATTATTTCGGTTTCGGTAATTATGTACAAAAATCTAGGAATTTCTAACGAAGACATTGGCGTCTACACCAGTTTGCTTTATCTGCCTTGGGTTATTAAACCACTTTGGAGTCCGCTTATTGAATTGATCGGAACCAAAAGAAAATGGTTTCTATTAATGCAATTAATAATTTCGATTTCCTTTTTGCTAGTCGGATTTGTAATTCCAACAAATGGATTTTTCATCATGTCTTTAGCCATATTTTGGGTTGCCGCTTTTGCTTCGGCCTCTAACGATATTGCTACTGACGGCTTTTATTTATTAGTTTTACCAGAAGACAAACAATCTTTTTTTATCGGTATCAGAAGTACTTTTTACAGACTTTCTATGCTTGCAGGAAACGGATTAGTGGTACTATTTGCTGGATATTTAGAACATAAATTTGGCGACAATACAAAAGCTTGGTCGTATACCATGATTTGCGTTGGTTTATTAATGACATTTATTACTGCTTACAATTTCATTTTCACACCAAAAAATGAAATCAATGTTGTAGAGAGCAGTAAAGAAACATCACATCAAAACTTTGGAACGATATTTATCAGTTTCTTCAAGAAAAAACAAATCGGATTAATTCTTGCCTTTGTTTTAGTTTTCAGATTAGGAGAATCGCAATTGCTAAAAATGTTAAGTCCTTTTTTACTAGATTCTAAAGAACTTGGAGGAATGGGATTAGACACCGAAGCCGTTGGAATCATTTACGGAACATTTGGAGTTGCCGCATTGACTCTGGGTGGAATTCTGGGAGGAATTGCCATTTCACGACATGGCCTTACTAAATGGATGTTTCCAATGTTTTTAGCAATGCATTTACCAATTATTGGCTTTATTCTATTAGCATTTTTTCACCCAACCTCAATTTATTACATTTATATCGTCGTTATTTTAGAACAATTTGGCTATGGTTTTGGTTTTACGGCATTTATGATGTATTTAATCCATGTTGCCGAAGGAGAATCAAAAACGGCACATTATGCATTGGCAACAGGATTTATGGCAATGGGAATGATGCTGCCAGGAATGCTAAGTGGCTACATTCAACAATATTTAGGCTATGGAAACTTCTTTGTTTGGGTTCTAATAGCTACAATTCCAGGTCTTATTTTATCACGTTTTTTAACTTTCCCAAAAGATTTTGGGAAGAAATCAGAAGAAGTTTAA
- a CDS encoding glycoside hydrolase family 10 protein — MHKNQHLLYSIIFLFFFGWNSFSQEKILHPKNEFRGVWIATVVNIDWPQKATDNVEKEKADYLEILEAYKKLNYNAVIVQIRSVGDAIYPSEFAPWSRFLTGKEGLAPNPYYDTLAWMIEQAHNRGFEFHAWLNPYRATFDLNKNLLSPNHDLFKHPEWMIEYGGKYYYDPALPEVQAHLTKVVKEVVDKYDVDAIHFDDYFYPYAVPGKVFNDNASYQKYGAGLSRSDWRRANVSNFVHAISNTIKESKPWVQFGISPFGVWRNKYQDPRGSETQSTSNYDDLYADPMLWMDQKWIDYILPQLYWSMNNTRASYSKLVKWWSENSNNTAIYIGHATYKIRADGDKNWNYMTEIPNQIDLLRTFKNVSGSAYFSSKWFMGKNFDVVRHLEENQYKYPALPAAVPNLKHVIIDTPKVLEYSKDSIKYNFTFQSPLNTKVRYMVVYGGEHISKIDINDATKIIEKVTIKEVDGKITFAIAAGKLNLYKACAVTFIDYYANESTPTAIDLKKPYKNYTPNQPNENR, encoded by the coding sequence ATGCATAAAAATCAGCACTTACTATACTCTATCATATTTTTATTTTTCTTTGGATGGAATTCTTTTTCTCAGGAAAAAATACTGCATCCTAAAAATGAATTTAGAGGTGTCTGGATTGCAACAGTTGTAAACATTGACTGGCCACAAAAAGCGACAGACAACGTAGAAAAAGAAAAAGCTGATTATCTTGAAATTTTAGAAGCTTACAAAAAACTGAATTATAATGCTGTTATTGTTCAGATTAGAAGTGTTGGCGATGCTATTTATCCTTCAGAATTTGCGCCTTGGTCACGATTTTTGACAGGAAAAGAAGGTTTGGCTCCAAACCCATATTACGATACTTTGGCTTGGATGATTGAACAGGCTCATAACCGCGGATTTGAATTTCACGCTTGGCTAAATCCGTATCGTGCTACTTTCGATTTGAATAAAAATCTTTTAAGTCCAAACCACGATCTTTTTAAACATCCGGAATGGATGATCGAATACGGCGGAAAATACTATTATGATCCTGCTTTACCAGAAGTTCAGGCGCATTTAACCAAAGTCGTTAAAGAAGTGGTTGACAAATATGATGTTGACGCCATTCATTTTGACGATTATTTTTATCCTTACGCTGTTCCAGGAAAAGTCTTTAATGATAACGCTTCTTATCAAAAATATGGCGCAGGTTTAAGCCGTTCAGATTGGCGCCGTGCCAATGTGAGCAATTTTGTTCATGCTATTTCAAACACTATAAAAGAAAGCAAGCCTTGGGTACAATTCGGAATTAGTCCGTTTGGGGTTTGGCGAAACAAATATCAAGATCCAAGAGGTTCTGAAACACAGTCTACTTCAAATTATGATGATTTATACGCAGATCCAATGCTTTGGATGGATCAAAAATGGATCGATTATATTCTGCCACAATTGTACTGGAGCATGAACAATACGAGAGCTTCTTATTCTAAATTGGTAAAATGGTGGTCTGAAAACTCCAATAATACAGCGATTTATATCGGTCACGCTACATACAAAATTAGAGCTGACGGTGATAAAAACTGGAACTATATGACCGAAATTCCAAATCAGATTGATCTTCTTAGAACTTTTAAAAATGTTTCTGGAAGTGCTTATTTCAGTTCAAAATGGTTTATGGGCAAAAACTTTGATGTAGTTCGTCATTTAGAAGAAAACCAATATAAATATCCTGCACTTCCTGCGGCAGTTCCAAATTTAAAACACGTCATTATCGATACTCCAAAAGTTTTGGAATATAGTAAGGATAGCATTAAATATAACTTTACATTCCAAAGTCCGTTAAATACAAAGGTCCGTTATATGGTGGTTTATGGAGGCGAACATATTTCGAAAATCGATATTAACGATGCTACAAAAATTATCGAAAAAGTAACGATAAAAGAAGTTGACGGAAAAATTACTTTCGCAATAGCGGCCGGAAAACTAAATCTTTACAAAGCCTGCGCCGTAACTTTTATTGATTATTATGCTAATGAAAGTACTCCAACTGCTATTGACCTAAAAAAACCTTATAAAAACTATACACCAAATCAACCTAATGAAAACAGATAA
- a CDS encoding anhydro-N-acetylmuramic acid kinase, translated as MNKNIRALYNIAQKETRKILGLMSGTSLDGLDLALCEVSGEGGNTVVKIQHFETIDYNEDIKTEIRKVFAQKTIDFQHLVLLNEWIANLHAGMINDCLAKWNIPASEVDLIASHGQTVLHAPKFLHQQEKFPNATLQIGDGDHIAVKTGIITLSDFRQKHVAAGGEGAPLAVYGDYLLFSKKGENRIMLNMGGIANFTYLPASQNAEEVFVTDTGTANTLIDIFTKQFFPEKSFDKNAEIAKQGTVNQELLSELKNNAFFQKSFPKTIGQELFNHDFVNSALVKLGLQNISAPDLLATLTRLSAETIAEAVLFVVENTKTPIEEFTVYMSGGGARNPLMVKWLQELLSCKFEKSDVLGISGDAKEAVLFAVLANETVAGGNYNFGSQKGIPSVTMGKISFPN; from the coding sequence ATGAATAAAAATATAAGAGCCCTCTACAATATAGCTCAAAAAGAAACCCGAAAAATATTAGGCTTAATGTCAGGAACTTCACTTGACGGACTTGATCTGGCTCTTTGCGAAGTTTCGGGCGAAGGCGGAAATACTGTTGTAAAAATCCAGCACTTTGAAACCATCGATTATAACGAAGATATTAAAACCGAAATCAGAAAAGTGTTTGCACAAAAAACAATCGATTTTCAGCATTTGGTTTTATTAAACGAATGGATTGCAAACCTACACGCAGGAATGATTAATGATTGTCTAGCAAAATGGAATATTCCCGCAAGCGAAGTCGATTTGATCGCTTCACACGGACAAACGGTTTTGCACGCGCCAAAATTTTTACATCAGCAGGAAAAATTTCCAAATGCGACTTTACAGATTGGCGACGGCGATCATATTGCGGTAAAAACGGGAATTATAACACTTTCAGATTTCAGACAAAAACACGTTGCTGCAGGTGGCGAAGGCGCGCCTTTGGCGGTTTATGGCGATTATTTATTATTCAGCAAAAAAGGAGAAAACCGAATTATGCTTAACATGGGCGGAATCGCCAATTTCACTTATTTGCCCGCTTCTCAAAACGCCGAAGAAGTCTTTGTAACCGATACGGGAACCGCAAATACTTTAATCGATATTTTCACCAAACAATTTTTCCCAGAAAAAAGTTTCGACAAAAACGCCGAAATCGCTAAACAAGGAACGGTAAATCAAGAACTTTTAAGCGAATTAAAAAATAATGCTTTCTTCCAAAAAAGTTTTCCTAAAACTATTGGTCAGGAACTTTTCAATCATGATTTTGTAAACTCGGCTTTGGTAAAATTAGGTTTACAAAATATTTCGGCACCAGATTTGTTGGCCACTTTAACACGTCTGAGCGCAGAAACGATTGCCGAAGCGGTTTTGTTTGTTGTAGAAAATACTAAAACACCAATCGAAGAGTTTACAGTTTATATGTCTGGCGGTGGCGCTCGAAATCCGTTAATGGTGAAGTGGCTACAGGAATTATTGTCTTGTAAATTTGAAAAAAGTGACGTTCTCGGAATTTCAGGAGATGCAAAAGAAGCGGTTTTATTTGCCGTTTTGGCAAATGAAACGGTTGCAGGCGGAAATTACAATTTTGGTTCACAAAAAGGAATTCCATCAGTAACTATGGGAAAAATTTCTTTCCCAAACTAA